From Apium graveolens cultivar Ventura chromosome 9, ASM990537v1, whole genome shotgun sequence, the proteins below share one genomic window:
- the LOC141682546 gene encoding protein LATERAL ROOT PRIMORDIUM 1 translates to MGMLGLRDVFVVAPASSFHGDAVSVADPHSMNVSNATTAFGVGVIPLLTASPCFNDEDRRNNNSNSGSGIQFWHQMQQQQNTNYFKKPGSIHDHHQTVAANLLQSGGGGGGSSSSSVATCQDCGNQAKKDCSHRRCRTCCKSRGFDCSTHVKSTWVPAARRRERQLMGVTGATAGSSGSTSSAKKPKLTSQTATSHTSTSNTTPPRSYDTSSSHQDAGFKEALPGQVRAQAMFKCVRVTAVEDGDDEYAYQAVVNIGGHVFKGFLYDQGVEANREGFPNLSELHLGGGGSTAGGGGRNVGSSSAPVIDQSDIYATGGGGGMLGSSTYGNTIN, encoded by the exons ATGGGGATGCTGGGGCTCCGCGATGTTTTTGTGGTAGCCCCAGCATCGTCTTTCCACGGTGACGCTGTTAGCGTTGCCGATCCACATTCCATGAATGTATCCAACGCTACCACGGCTTTCGGTGTAGGTGTTATCCCGCTGCTAACAGCGTCGCCGTGTTTCAATGATGAAGATAGAAGAAACAATAATAGTAATAGTGGAAGTGGAATTCAGTTTTGGCATCAAATGCAACAGCAACAAAACACGAATTATTTCAAAAAGCCCGGTTCGATTCATGACCACCACCAGACAGTGGCGGCTAATTTGCTTCAgagtggtggtggtggtggaggtTCATCGTCATCATCGGTTGCCACTTGTCAAGATTGTGGTAACCAAGCTAAGAAGGATTGCAGTCATCGGAGGTGCAGGACTTGTTGTAAGAGTAGAGGTTTTGATTGTTCTACACACGTGAAAAGCACGTGGGTTCCGGCTGCTCGTCGCCGTGAACGCCAGCTTATGGGTGTTACTGGAGCCACTGCTGGTTCCTCAGGCTCTACTTCTAGTGCTAAGAAGCCTAAGCTCACTTCTCAAACTGCCACTTCACATACTTCAACTTCGAATACTACTCCCCCTCGAAGCTATGACACTAGCTCTAGTCATCAAG ATGCGGGTTTTAAAGAAGCCTTACCGGGGCAAGTGCGTGCCCAGGCTATGTTCAAGTGTGTGAGAGTTACGGCAGTAGAGGATGGGGATGATGAGTATGCATATCAAGCTGTTGTGAATATAGGAGGCCATGTATTCAAGGGGTTCTTATATGATCAAGGAGTTGAAGCAAATAGAGAAGGGTTTCCGAATTTATCCGAGCTACATTTGGGTGGTGGAGGCAGCACTGCTGGAGGTGGAGGAAGGAATGTTGGTTCGTCGTCTGCGCCAGTGATCGATCAGTCCGACATTTATGCTACAGGAGGAGGCGGTGGAATGCTCGGAAGTTCAACTTATGGTAACACAATAAATTGA